The following is a genomic window from Pseudothermotoga thermarum DSM 5069.
AGAATTTTTTCTTGCAGCTTTGCTTGTGTTGAGATTTTCCAAAGATTTTCTCAGCTTTTTGTTCAACGTCATTTTAACTGTTGCAATTATCAACGCGGTAAACATGTCCGATGGGCTTGATGGTGCGTGCGCCGTAGTTGTGAGCCTGGGCATATTGCTCGGCAATTTTGGAAAGATTGGTTTGGCTTTTGTTGGAGCCTTGCTTGGTTATTTAGTTTTCAACTTTCCTCCAACAAAGGTTCACATGGGCGATGCGGGAACATATTTGCTCGGTGCTTTTGTTTCTTACATGATCGTTGGTAGAATGGATAATCCTTTTGATTTGAAACCTGTTTTGCTGTTTTTTCTACCTTTGTTGGATTTGCTTTCTGCTGTGATTAGAAGAATTTCTCATCACAAATCTCCCTTCAAAGGTGATTTGGATCATGTTCATCACAAACTTTTTAGAAGATTTGCAGGAACACCGGTTGTTAGAAAACGCAAAGTGATACTTGCTTTGGGGTTCTTAACTGTTGTTTATGGTGTGGCAAGTTATACAAGGTTTGGGGTACTTCTGGCAGCAGTTTTGTCGATCTTGCTAGTTGCTTACTTGAGATTGTTTTTCTACGATGAAAAGGAGGTTTTTAAATGACAAAGGTTGAAGAAATTTTCTTTCACCTGATGATAATTGTTGTCGCACTGCTTGCTGGGAAAAAGTTCACTTACGAATTCAGCGTTCCAAAATACGCGGCATTGGCCACTATCTTTGGAATCATGTTGCTTATACTTCTTCCAAAGTTGATCAAAAGAAAAAAACTTGATATTTATATCTCCTTTGCAAACTTGTCCTGGCTTCTTTTCGCTGTGGCATCGTTTGTTTCCATCGTTTATGTTCTTCTCGAAAACAGTTATTATGTGCTCTATTCAACAAATGTTGCGTTTTTCATTTTGCTTACTGTGATTTTGTCGATTTACATCTCCAACAGATTTTTCAGCAAAGAAACGATAACAAAGGCAATGCTAACTTTTGTTGGAACTGGGGTAGTCATTGCGATAGATAGCCTGCTTGCCTATTACGTGGGTAGAAGTATTTTTCTTGGTCGCTTTGATCAAAGATTTTCAAAGATGAACATACTAGGCACAATAGGGAATCCTATCTTTGTTGCAAATTACATGACAATGCTTTTACCGATAGCTTTTTACTTTGTCTTCGCGGACGATTATGGTTGGAAAAACAAAGGCAAAATTGCTAAGTTAACAACAAAAATCTTTTGCTTTGTCGCCTTTCTTTTGTTTCTTACTGTTGATCTGCTTTGTCAAACAAGATCTGAATACATTGCGATGTTTCTCAGCTTTGCTGCTTTTTGGATCTTGTATTTTGCTTACTCGCGTAATAAAAAGGTTGACGATGAGAAAGAAAATCAATCTAACAAAAGATTGAGAAGGATTCTAACAGCTCTTCTTGCCATTTGTTCTCTCGTCGTTTTTTGGTTGTTTGGAACAAACAATCCACTGACACAGGGTAAAGCGATAGCACCTAGGTTCACTCCAGAAGTGATAGCAGCGGACGCTGACACAAGAATTCTTGCCTGGCTTGCTGCCGTCGAACAATGGAAGGAAAGCAAAGTAATAGGAACAGGGATAGGCACTTACCAAATAAAAGCCATCGACATGATGGAGAAGGTGATGAGGGAAAAGCCTAAGTACCTTTACGCTTGGGAAAATTTCAAAAGAGCACACAACGACTATGTGCAAGTTTTAGGGGAAACAGGAATTTTTGGCTTTTCTTCTGTGATTTTGCTAGCTGTCGCTCTAATTTTCTATGCCTTTGCCTATATGAGAAGGGAAACTTCCAAAGATAATCTTTTCCTTTTCCTTTCTCTTTCTAGTTCCTTCATCGCGTTCATGGTTCAAAGCTTCTTCAGCTTTCCAGGACAGTTGATGCCAAATGCTTTGCTTGCGATTTTTGTCGCGAGTGTAGCTGTTGGAAGATATTTCAACCGCTGGTTTGTACTTGCCAAAAACGTTGATCTTTCAGGATTTAAAAAATTTACAGCAGTTGTTTTGGCATTTTTTGTCGTTATATTCTCCATCTACTTCACTTGGAACTACTTTCTGTCCGAGTACAATTTCAAATGGGGTGAGTATTCCTTCAAAATGATTGAAGCTTTATCCAAGCAGAAGTCTCAACTGCAAGAATACGAAAAGTTGTATGCTCAAAAGTTTAAAGAGCTTGAATCTCTCTCCGGCGAGTTTGCAAGGTTGAGACCGGAAAATTATCCGGTGAAGGGAATCGAAGGAGAAAGGCAAAGGCTTTTGGAGATAGCAAACATAAGGGCAAGTTTGCAGAAAAGCTTAGAAACCATTCGAAAAAACATCGTTGAAATCGATGAAAAGATCCTAGAACACGAAAACAAGGCAAGAGAGCGTTTTATAAAAAGTGTTAAGATCAACCACACCTATGGAAAATCGCACTTTTATCTTTCTTCACTGGCTTTAAGATCTTCGAGGATAGAGAAAATTCAAAAAGTACTAGAATCTGGAAATTACTTACCTTTGGAGCAACGTTTTGACGATATACAGAAAGTTATCTTTCCTGATTACAGATCGGCTGATTTACTGTTTTTATCTGAGTTTGCATCCAGCTATTCGGAAACCATTGCTTTACTTCAAGCGGCTCTTGATTCATGCGATTTGTTTAAAACATCTTTGAAATCTTTCAACGAGAGAAACACCTACAAAGCTTTGGCGATGAGATACGCGGCGATTTACATTTTACTCGATCAACTTGAAAGCAAACTTGTTGAAAACGGTATGCCTTTTGACAGAAACAATTTTTCAAAGCTTAAAGATCAAATTGTCTTGGAATTCGAAAACTTTGCCAGAAAAACTATAGAAAAACTTCCTGGTGCATGGAACAAATATCCAGATTGGAAAAACATCGATTATGCACGGGCATTTTCAGGGGAAGACATATACAGGGTTGTTGCAAAATCTGCCGAGGACACAGGTGATAAAAGGCTCAACGAGTTCATCGTTTGGGTGGCAGAAAAAGAAATTTGGGCATGTGAGAATATGGCGAAAAAAGGCGTTTGGGCTGTTCCAAATGGCGCAATCGATTCGATTTGTGTTCTAATAGGAAGAATTATGCGAGAGGATGAAAAAAGAGGCAAAGAGTTTGTTGAAAATGTTTTGGGGATGTACAAAAGTAGTTACGAACGCTTGAAAGTTGACTTGCAAAAAATACAGGTAGAAAAAGCAGTTGAACAGTACATAGACCAAGTGAAGGATGGTGTGGTGAAAATTTTGAATGATTTGAAAGTTGATAAAAATCGAATTTTGACAATTGAAACGTCTATAAAAAGGTTGGAAGGAGAGCTACGTCGACTTTTGAGTTCGTTGGACTGGAAAATTGTGGCAAGGTATGAGGTAAATTTCTTGATCAAAGATGGTCAGCATCGAAAGAAAGTTTTGCTGTCAAATTATTTGAGCGATGAGATTCGTCGACATATTGAAGAAATAACTGGTAAAATTGTTACGGACCAAACAACTTTGGCTAAGTTTAAGGAAAACTTGAGCGGAGTTGTTAAAAACATTCCTTTTGATCTGTTGCTTTGGGAAAGAATCAATAGATTCATCAGCTATTACGATGTGCTGGCTGAATACTTTGAATGATTTCCAAAGACAAACAAAGGAGGTGCGCTTGCTTGCAGTGGCATGGGACCACAATATTGGTTGTTTCAAGAAATGGTAAAACCGTAATGGCAGGCGATGGACAGGTTACATACGGCAACATCGTTTTAAAACACGGTGCCAAAAAGGTGAGAAAGATCGCCGATGGGCAGGTTCTTGCAGGTTTTGCGGGATCAGTTGCAGATGCTATGGCACTTTTCGACAGATTTGAAGCAAAATTGAGAGAGTGGGGAGGCAATTTGACAAAAGCAGCTGTTGAATTAGCGAAAGACTGGCGTATGGATAGAGTTTTAAGAAGACTTGAAGCCATGTTGATCGTTGCAGATAGAAACAACGTCTTTATAATATCTGGTACCGGTGAAGTCATACAGCCGGATGACAACGTTGCCGCAATAGGTTCTGGGGCTCCTTACGCTTTGGCGGCCGCAAGAGCACTGCTGAGAAACACAGATCTTGATGCAAGAACTATAGTTGAGAAATCTATGGAGATAGCAAGTGAAATGTGCATCTATACAAACAAAAACATCATAATAGAGGAATTGTGAGGGGATTGAAGATGGTGAAAAACTTTGACGAACTTTCGCCGCAGGAAATAGTGAGAGAGCTTGATAGATACATAATCGGTCAGTATGCCGCTAAAAAAGCGGTTGCTATTGCCATTAGAAACCGAATTAGAAGACAAAAATTGCCTGAGGAATGGAGAAAAGAGGTTCTTCCGAAAAACATTTTGATGATAGGTCCAACTGGTGTGGGTAAAACTGAGATTGCAAGAAGGTTGGCGCAGCTTTCAGGTTCTCCGTTTTTGAAAGTTGAAGCAACTCGTTACACCGAGGTTGGATACGTTGGTAAAAACGTTGAATCCATGATACGCGATCTTGTAGAAATCAGCGTCAACATGGTTAAGAAGGAGAAAATGGATGAAGTTAAAGAAAAAGCGGAACAAATGGTTGAAGAAAGAATCCTCGATGCACTCATTCCCGAATCACGCAGACCACAGCCAACTGGTATAATGGCTTTATTTGGTCCGCAACCTTCGCAACAATCTCCGGAGGAAAGGAAATTGCTAAGACAGAAAAGGGAAGAGTTGAGACAAAAACTTCGCGCTGGTGAACTTGAGAACGAAATGATAGAAATTGAGGTGGAAAAAGAAGCCGCGCCTTTCGTTGGAGTCATGGGACCAGCGGAATTGGAGGATCTTGGAATAGACTTAACTTCCATGCTTGGGAACTTACTTCCAAAGACTCGTCAAAAGAAGAGAGTAACAGTTTCGGAAGCCAGAAAGATTCTACTTCCAATTGAAGCTGAAAAACTCTTGGATATGGATAAAGTAATTCAGGAAGCTCTCGACAGAGCTCAAAACAGGGGAATAATCTTCATCGATGAGATCGACAAAATAGCCATCAAATCCACCGGTGCTGGTCCAGACGTTTCAAGGCAAGGTGTTCAAAGAGATTTACTTCCAATAGTTGAAGGTACAACTATCATGACGAAATACGGCCCTGTGAGAACCGACTACATTCTCTTCATAGCTTCAGGTGCATTTCACATGAGTAGACCTTCTGATTTGATTCCAGAGCTTCAAGGGCGTTTTCCAATAAGAGTCGAGCTTTCACCATTAACAAAAGAAGACTTTGTGAGAATCTTGACAGAACCGCAGAATGCTATCATCAAGCAATACCAAGCCCTTCTTTCAACGGAAGGCGTTGAGCTTGTTTTCACCCCAGATGGTGTTGAAGAAATAGCCAAAATAGCATACGAATTGAATCAGCGCCTTGAGAACATTGGTGCAAGAAGGCTTTACACCGTTGTTGAAAAAGTTCTTGAGGATGTATCGTTCCAAGCGCCTGACATACCAACGAAAAAAGTCATCATTGACGCTGCTTACGTTCAGTCGAAACTTTCGAAGATTATCAAAGACGAGGATTTGAGTTCTTACATACTGTAGTCTAGGAGGGTTTTATGAAAAGAAGAACCAGAGAGGCGCTGTTGGCTTATTTGTTTTTGTTGCCGTCTTTTGTTATACTTGGCATTTTTGTTTTTTGGCCAATAGGTTTTTCTTTTGTGCTGAGTTTTTTCAAGTGGGATTTCAAAAACATGAAAAATCCCGTTTTCGCTGGACTTGAAAATTACAGAGAGCTTTTTCGTTTCTTTACACCACTGAGCCATTCCTTTGCTCATTCACTTTTGTCGACTTGTTTGATATTTATCCTTTGTTTAGGAATAGTGGTTGCGATTTATGGATTGGTTGGAACAAAAAAGCCTATTACCCTAGCGCTGTTGATTCTATCTTTGATGGGAGTTCTTTTTATACAAGGAGGATTTGCAGTCGTCTTGGGAATTGTTGTTTTGGCATTGGCAATCTATCTAATCATCAAAAACAAATTCTTCTTGAAACATTTGGCTGGAATTTTGAGCTTTACATTCATAGGTTTTATAGTGGCATTGATGTATGATCATAGGGTGTACACAGTGGTGGATTTCTTGCTGGAAGGAAAAGAACGCAACGTTTTCATCAAAGCCATATACAACACCGTGTATTATGTTTTGTTGACTGTTCCAATTACCTTGGCTTTGTCGTTGTTTGTGGCGATTTTGCTGAACAGCAACGTGAAATTTAGAACCCTTTTTACCACCATTTATTTCATCCCGTTTGTGACATCATCTGTGGCTATTTCGTTGGTTTGGAGATGGATTTTCGATGACCATTTTGGTTTGTTGAATTATTTGCTTTCGTTTTTGAATATCCAGAGGATTGCATGGTTGAAGGACGAAAAATGGACGATACCGACGATTGCTATCGTTTCGATATGGAGGACCATTGGGTATGATGCCGTTATTTTCCTGGCGGGATTGCAGAACATAGATAAAACTTATTATGAAGCCGCAGAGGTTGATGGTGCCAAAGCTTGGCATAGATTTTTCTACATAACTTGGCCTTTGCTTTCTCCAACTACGTTTTTCCTTTTGATCGTTTCCATGATAAGTTCGTTCAAAGTTTTCACAGAGGTTTATGTTTTGTACTCAGGTTTACCTGGACCATATAACAACAGCGGTATGACGATGGTTTATTACGTGTTCGATCGCTTTTACGTTCAACAAAGAATGGGAATAGCTTGTGCGGCAGCTTACATATTGGTCGCGATAGTCCTTGTCTTGACGGCAATACAATTTATGGCTGGAAAGAAAGTTGTTCATTACGTTTCATGAGGTGATGGAATGCTAAAACTGTTTGTGAGAATTTTGATCTACCTTCTACTGGCTGCAGGCGCGATAATCATGCTTCTACCATTTGCATGGATGGTTTCGACTTCTTTCAAAACTAGAAGCGAAGTTGAAAAGTGGCCACCACAATGGGGTTCGAAAAACTTTTCAAGAGAATGGAATGTAAAAGTCAGAGTAAGCAGTAGATCGCTTGGTGGATTGGACTGGCGCGGACTCACTCTGAGGGAAGCTTTGACTTTGCAAAACATTGAACAAATAGAGAATGTTCTTTCAATTGTCATAACCGATGATCCTGTTTATAGAGGGACTTTGATTCTAAAGTTCCCCGACGATTGTTCTTATTTGATCGGGGGACTTGATGTCAGCGAATTTAAGGAATTTGCTTTTAGTTTGCAATCCATGACAAAAGTTAAGGAAGTGAAAGCACTGCTTGAGCGATTTGGCAACGATCCTGAACCGTTTTTTGCCGCTTTCTTTGGTTTGTACACACAGGGTTTGAATGCTGTGCTTGAAAGGAGAAATTACGTTTCAATGGTTGAAAATGCCATCAAAACTGCTTTGAACCAAATTGAGATTTTTGAAAGGTACAGTGGAAGAATTCCTGAAGATTTTAAAGATGAGTACCTTCAGCATTTACAATTGTCCCGTGTTGCTTTTAACGATCTTTTATCGAATATAACAATTTTTAGAAGAGGAGCTGTTTTAATTCTTCAACCTGATGAAATTGAAAAGATATCCAATCTGATCCGTGAATGTTTAACAGCGGTTTCAACAGAAAGACTGAGCGAGGAATTACGCAACCATCCTGTTGTTCAACTTCTCAAAACCAGAGTTGTTGAGCCTGTAGAACAAGTGGCAAACGTTATAGATACATATACCTTTGTCTTGCAGTATTTCAAGTCTATCCAAAAAGATCGTCCCGATAACCTTTTGCTTGTTTTCACCTTTCCAACCGAGCAAGAGAAGCGAGATCTTTTTCTTGAAAGTTTAGCTCAAGCAAAAATCGAGGAAGACTTTGAGATACTGAAAAAATTTGTAAGTGAATCTTTGGAAGGTGTTCCGGAAAAATACGAAAAATTTCTTGACGAATTGATTTTCAAAGAGTTTTCTTATCTCAGTCTACCAAACCTTCGCTTTTATGTTCAACAGATCAAAATTGCTCTTTCTGGATTGAGGTCGGTTTTGACGAATTTCTCAGAATGGCTTTCGATGGAAGATTTCGATTCAACGATACATTTGATAAAATCCAATGCTTTGCTGAATCAAACAGCTTTAGCAGCTTTAGAACGTCTTGAGATGCTTTCCAAGCAAATTCCCGCAAGAGATTTTCAAAAATTGTTGGTTAGTGCGTACAAAAATCTGGAAAAAGTTTTCATCGTTAGGCAGATTGACTCCAAGGTCAAATCAGTGATGAAAATCATTTCATCGCCAAGTTTTGTCAAAGAAGTGAGGCTTAAGCAAAATCAGAACATAGAAATAGATCTTGTGAATGTTCATCCGGTTTACCTCGAAGACGAATCTTATGCTTTAACTGTTAAGTTCAATTTGAGAGAAATGTTTGGAAATATCTTTCATAACTACGTCACAGCTTGGAAAAGCGCACCTTTTGGAAGGTATTATTTGAACACGATATTTGTTTCTGTGGTTACAAACTGCTTTGGAAGTGATTTTATCGGCTATGGCGGCTTACGCTTTCTCCTTTATGAACTTCCTTGCAAAGAAGATCATCTTTGCAGCCTTTTTGGCTACGATGATGGTTCCAGGAGAAGTCTTGCTCGTACCGAACTTCATAACCATATCAAGGTTGGGATGGATAGATACTTACTATGCGCTTATAATTCCATGGATCGTCAGTGTTTTTGCGATCTTTCTTATGAGACAACACTTTTTGACATTGCCTTTGGAGCTTAAAGATGCCGCGATGATAGACGGTTCTTCCCATTGGAGATTTCTTTGGACCATAGTTGCTCCTCTTTCAAAACCTGTTATAATCACAAGTGCGCTGTTGAAATTTGTTGGCAGTTGGAACGCTTTCCTGTGGGTTTTAATAGTCACCAACAAGGACAAGTACAGAACATTGACAGTCGGATTGCAAACTTTTAGCACTGAAGTTGGAACTGTTTACAACCAACTGATGGCAGCTGCTACCATATCGATAATACCTGTTGTGGTTCTTTTCATCTTCACGCAAAGGTATTTCGTCAGAGGTATAGCCAGAACTGGTTTGAAATAGGTGATGACAGATGATGGTAAGCAGGTTAAAGACAAAAGGTAAAAAAAGGCAGAGATTTTTGAACAAAATCCTTCTCTTGATAGTCTTTTTTGTTGTTCTGGGACTTTTTTTGGCTAGTCACATTAGCTATTGGCAAGTCAAAGTTAAAAATCGCGAGTTGAAAAAAAGGCACGCACAAGTAGCCGAAGAGATAAACTTTCTGCAAGTGAGGATCTTTGAATTGCTCGAGGTGGAGGGAAGGAAAAATCAATGATTTTTGTGACAACATCCCATCACCCTGAGGCTTATCAAGTTGAACAAGCCATAAAACTTGCCAAAGAACTCGGTGTACCTTACCTTTCGAGGAGGCGAAACCCAAATCTGTTGGAAAAGTTAGACGATGATTACTGCTATGTTGTTGAAAAAGACAGAGTTGTGGTGAAATGGCGCGGAGGTTGTTTATTCTTTCACCCTTCAATCGCCAAAGTAAGAATGCGAAACATAAGAAACGGGTTAAAAGACCATTTGATAGAATGTTTGGAATTGGTTGGAAATGAAGTAATTTTGGATACTACTCTTGGACTTGCAAGTGAAGCGATATTGATGGCTGCCTTCCTTCCTAACGGCAAAGTTGTGGGACTTGAGGCGTCAGTTCCAATCTACATAGTTGTGAGAGAAGGATTGAAAAATTACAAAGCAAAAGAAGATTGGATAAACGAAGCGATGAAACGCATTGAGGTCATCAACGCGGATTTTAGGAAATTTATCGCCAACTCTCCCGATAATTCCTTTGATATTGTATATTGCGATCCGATGTTTGAAAACCCCGTATTTGAATCATCCTCGATGAATCCGCTTAGAATTTTCGCCAAATACGATACTGTTACACAAAAGGATGTTGATGAAATGCTAAGGGTTGCAAGAAAAAAGGTTGTGCTGAAAGCCCACCAGGAGGATACTCTTTTCAAAAGGATAAAGGTGCATAGGCTTGTTGGAAGCAAGCGAAGTAAAGTTTTGTACGGGGTGATAGAAAAAGAATGGTGATAATCACCGGACCAACGGGAGTTGGAAAAACTGAGCTTGTCATAGAAGCCTTTCAAGGTTTGAACGTTGAAATAGTTTCCGTTGATTCTAGGCAAATCTACAGGTACATGGACATTGGTACCGCAAAACCCACCAAGGAACAACAAAGTTTGATTAAACATCACTTGATCGATATCGTTGATCCTGATGAGTATTTCAGCGCTTACGATTTCAGACAAATGGCAATCAATGTTATAAAAGACATATTAAACCGTGGCAAAATTCCTTTGCTGGTTGGAGGCACTGGACTTTACATCGACACACTTGTACGTGGGATATTCGACGGCGTTCCAAAGGATGAACAACTGAGGCAAAAGCTTCTCGAAGAGGAAAAATCTCGTCCTGGTTCCCTTCGAGAGCAGTTGCTGAAGATTGACCATGTTAGTGCAGCAAAAATACACCCAAACGATCTAAAAAGAACCATAAGGGCTCTTGAGGTTTGGTACAAAACAAGAATACCACTGTCTGAGCATCAGAGAACTGCAAAACCTGTTGGTGATTTCAAAATAATCGTTTTGAATCGTGATCGAAAAGAGCTTTATGATAGAATAAACCGGAGAGTAGAAAAGATGATAGAACTTGGACTTGTGGATGAAGTGAAAAACCTGCTTGAACGCGGTTACACAAAAGATTTGAACTCCATGAAGACAATTGGATATCAAGAAGTGATAGAATATTTGGAAGGAAAGGCAGATTTTGAAACAACCGTTGAAAAGATAAAGAAGAATTCCAGAAACTTTGCGCGAAGACAGTTGATTTGGTTCAGAAGGTACAAAGATGCTGTTTGGTTGGATTGCTCTTGCCAAAGTATTGTGAAAAAAATTCAAGAGATAGTTTTAAATGATGCAAAACATATTTCTTTTTTTTGATTGGGGGGTTAAGGATGGCTGAGAAGTTCAATCTTCAAGACAGGTTTTTGAACACGTTGAGGGTGGGAAAGATCGAGGTAAAGATTTACTTGGTGAATGGATTTCAAACAAAAGGTTATATTCGATCTTTTGACAACTTTACGATCCTTCTTGAAAGTGAAAACCAACAAAGTTTGATCTACAAACACGCTATCAGCACAATAATGCCAACGACCTATGTGAAACTCTTTAAAGCCGAAGGAAAGGAGAAAGAAAAGGAGGAGGCGGAAGAGAAGTTTGAAAGTGAAGGAAATTGATACCGCTTTAAAACAATCAGCCATATTGGTGAGCATCAAAAAAGATCTCGATTCGTTGGAAGAGTTAAAGCAACTTTTGGCTAACCTAGAAGTAGAGGTAATAACAACTTTTGTTCAATCGCGCTTAGAACCTGATCCTGTGACTTACCTTGGAAAGGGAAAGCTCGAGGAGCTAAAGGCTTTAGTTCAGGCTTATCAACCATCATTTGTTGTGATCGATGGGGAAGTTAAACCATTGCAGGCGAAAAACATTGAAAAAATTTTACAAGTACCGCTCAAAGATAGAACTCAAGTTATACTTGACATTTTTGCAAAACATGCCACTACAGAAGAAAGCATACTGCAAGTTGAACTGGCGAAACTTTCCTATGAACTACCAAGGCTTGTAGGAGAGGGAAAGAGTCTTTCAAGAACAGGAGGCGGAATTGGTACCAGAGGTCCTGGTGAGCAGAAGATAGAGGAGAGAAGACGCTACATCAAGCGAAGAATTGCTTGGATTAGGAAAAAACTCGAAGAAATCAGGTTAAATCGAGAAATTCAAAGAAGAAAAAGGTTGGAAAGCGATTTACCAATGGTTTCCTTTGTTGGCTACACCAACGCTGGTAAATCCAGCTTGCTAAAAGTTCTCTCAAAAAGTGATATCGTTGTATCTGAGAAGATGTTCAGCTCCCTTTCCCCAGTTATAAGACGAGTTAAACTACCAAACGGCAGAGTTGTTTTGATGAAAGACACCGTTGGTTTTATCCGAAATGTTCCTCACACCATAATAGAAGCTTTTAAATCCACACTGGAGGAAATACTTTACTCTGATTTGCTGGCACTTGTTGTTGATGTTTCAGAAGAAAATTTTGCTGAAAAAATGAAAACATCCATCATGGTTCTCAAAGAACTTTCCGCTGAATCGATACCTCGGTTGATTGTTTTCAACAAGATAGATTTGGTTTCACCTGAAGTTTTGGAAAAGCTTACCACAATTTACCCAGAAGCTGTTTTTGTGAGCGCAAAAACAGGCAAAGGTATCGATGAATTCTTACAAAAAGTAACGGAAAAA
Proteins encoded in this region:
- a CDS encoding glycosyltransferase family 4 protein, whose amino-acid sequence is MKEFFVSFILSVLFTPLLSKIALKFGIVDRPDNHLKNHGKVVPYLGGVALYLSVLPFLKNLILLFILTGFMLLGLADDIKKLSWQFRLTIEFFLAALLVLRFSKDFLSFLFNVILTVAIINAVNMSDGLDGACAVVVSLGILLGNFGKIGLAFVGALLGYLVFNFPPTKVHMGDAGTYLLGAFVSYMIVGRMDNPFDLKPVLLFFLPLLDLLSAVIRRISHHKSPFKGDLDHVHHKLFRRFAGTPVVRKRKVILALGFLTVVYGVASYTRFGVLLAAVLSILLVAYLRLFFYDEKEVFK
- a CDS encoding O-antigen ligase family protein, which encodes MTKVEEIFFHLMIIVVALLAGKKFTYEFSVPKYAALATIFGIMLLILLPKLIKRKKLDIYISFANLSWLLFAVASFVSIVYVLLENSYYVLYSTNVAFFILLTVILSIYISNRFFSKETITKAMLTFVGTGVVIAIDSLLAYYVGRSIFLGRFDQRFSKMNILGTIGNPIFVANYMTMLLPIAFYFVFADDYGWKNKGKIAKLTTKIFCFVAFLLFLTVDLLCQTRSEYIAMFLSFAAFWILYFAYSRNKKVDDEKENQSNKRLRRILTALLAICSLVVFWLFGTNNPLTQGKAIAPRFTPEVIAADADTRILAWLAAVEQWKESKVIGTGIGTYQIKAIDMMEKVMREKPKYLYAWENFKRAHNDYVQVLGETGIFGFSSVILLAVALIFYAFAYMRRETSKDNLFLFLSLSSSFIAFMVQSFFSFPGQLMPNALLAIFVASVAVGRYFNRWFVLAKNVDLSGFKKFTAVVLAFFVVIFSIYFTWNYFLSEYNFKWGEYSFKMIEALSKQKSQLQEYEKLYAQKFKELESLSGEFARLRPENYPVKGIEGERQRLLEIANIRASLQKSLETIRKNIVEIDEKILEHENKARERFIKSVKINHTYGKSHFYLSSLALRSSRIEKIQKVLESGNYLPLEQRFDDIQKVIFPDYRSADLLFLSEFASSYSETIALLQAALDSCDLFKTSLKSFNERNTYKALAMRYAAIYILLDQLESKLVENGMPFDRNNFSKLKDQIVLEFENFARKTIEKLPGAWNKYPDWKNIDYARAFSGEDIYRVVAKSAEDTGDKRLNEFIVWVAEKEIWACENMAKKGVWAVPNGAIDSICVLIGRIMREDEKRGKEFVENVLGMYKSSYERLKVDLQKIQVEKAVEQYIDQVKDGVVKILNDLKVDKNRILTIETSIKRLEGELRRLLSSLDWKIVARYEVNFLIKDGQHRKKVLLSNYLSDEIRRHIEEITGKIVTDQTTLAKFKENLSGVVKNIPFDLLLWERINRFISYYDVLAEYFE
- the hslV gene encoding ATP-dependent protease subunit HslV gives rise to the protein MQWHGTTILVVSRNGKTVMAGDGQVTYGNIVLKHGAKKVRKIADGQVLAGFAGSVADAMALFDRFEAKLREWGGNLTKAAVELAKDWRMDRVLRRLEAMLIVADRNNVFIISGTGEVIQPDDNVAAIGSGAPYALAAARALLRNTDLDARTIVEKSMEIASEMCIYTNKNIIIEEL
- the hslU gene encoding ATP-dependent protease ATPase subunit HslU: MKNFDELSPQEIVRELDRYIIGQYAAKKAVAIAIRNRIRRQKLPEEWRKEVLPKNILMIGPTGVGKTEIARRLAQLSGSPFLKVEATRYTEVGYVGKNVESMIRDLVEISVNMVKKEKMDEVKEKAEQMVEERILDALIPESRRPQPTGIMALFGPQPSQQSPEERKLLRQKREELRQKLRAGELENEMIEIEVEKEAAPFVGVMGPAELEDLGIDLTSMLGNLLPKTRQKKRVTVSEARKILLPIEAEKLLDMDKVIQEALDRAQNRGIIFIDEIDKIAIKSTGAGPDVSRQGVQRDLLPIVEGTTIMTKYGPVRTDYILFIASGAFHMSRPSDLIPELQGRFPIRVELSPLTKEDFVRILTEPQNAIIKQYQALLSTEGVELVFTPDGVEEIAKIAYELNQRLENIGARRLYTVVEKVLEDVSFQAPDIPTKKVIIDAAYVQSKLSKIIKDEDLSSYIL
- a CDS encoding carbohydrate ABC transporter permease codes for the protein MKRRTREALLAYLFLLPSFVILGIFVFWPIGFSFVLSFFKWDFKNMKNPVFAGLENYRELFRFFTPLSHSFAHSLLSTCLIFILCLGIVVAIYGLVGTKKPITLALLILSLMGVLFIQGGFAVVLGIVVLALAIYLIIKNKFFLKHLAGILSFTFIGFIVALMYDHRVYTVVDFLLEGKERNVFIKAIYNTVYYVLLTVPITLALSLFVAILLNSNVKFRTLFTTIYFIPFVTSSVAISLVWRWIFDDHFGLLNYLLSFLNIQRIAWLKDEKWTIPTIAIVSIWRTIGYDAVIFLAGLQNIDKTYYEAAEVDGAKAWHRFFYITWPLLSPTTFFLLIVSMISSFKVFTEVYVLYSGLPGPYNNSGMTMVYYVFDRFYVQQRMGIACAAAYILVAIVLVLTAIQFMAGKKVVHYVS
- a CDS encoding carbohydrate ABC transporter permease, giving the protein MNFLAKKIIFAAFLATMMVPGEVLLVPNFITISRLGWIDTYYALIIPWIVSVFAIFLMRQHFLTLPLELKDAAMIDGSSHWRFLWTIVAPLSKPVIITSALLKFVGSWNAFLWVLIVTNKDKYRTLTVGLQTFSTEVGTVYNQLMAAATISIIPVVVLFIFTQRYFVRGIARTGLK
- a CDS encoding class I SAM-dependent methyltransferase, which produces MIFVTTSHHPEAYQVEQAIKLAKELGVPYLSRRRNPNLLEKLDDDYCYVVEKDRVVVKWRGGCLFFHPSIAKVRMRNIRNGLKDHLIECLELVGNEVILDTTLGLASEAILMAAFLPNGKVVGLEASVPIYIVVREGLKNYKAKEDWINEAMKRIEVINADFRKFIANSPDNSFDIVYCDPMFENPVFESSSMNPLRIFAKYDTVTQKDVDEMLRVARKKVVLKAHQEDTLFKRIKVHRLVGSKRSKVLYGVIEKEW
- the miaA gene encoding tRNA (adenosine(37)-N6)-dimethylallyltransferase MiaA codes for the protein MVIITGPTGVGKTELVIEAFQGLNVEIVSVDSRQIYRYMDIGTAKPTKEQQSLIKHHLIDIVDPDEYFSAYDFRQMAINVIKDILNRGKIPLLVGGTGLYIDTLVRGIFDGVPKDEQLRQKLLEEEKSRPGSLREQLLKIDHVSAAKIHPNDLKRTIRALEVWYKTRIPLSEHQRTAKPVGDFKIIVLNRDRKELYDRINRRVEKMIELGLVDEVKNLLERGYTKDLNSMKTIGYQEVIEYLEGKADFETTVEKIKKNSRNFARRQLIWFRRYKDAVWLDCSCQSIVKKIQEIVLNDAKHISFF